The following coding sequences lie in one Mucilaginibacter sp. KACC 22773 genomic window:
- a CDS encoding beta-ketoacyl synthase chain length factor yields the protein MYIRSTANISPQKTFGNVPFLDEVVAYEGNRLSCLTPDYKELIDPKLIRRMSRVIKMGVASAMACLQDGGVTNPDAIITGTAYGCLEDTGVFLSKMVERGEELLTPTSFIQSTHNTIGAQVALLLHCNNYNNTFVNGGSSFECSLLDAQMLLQEGEAQNVLVGGIDEITDISHSILSRFGLYKRSAISNTDLYNANSKGTVAGEGSAFFLLTNEASGNDLAKLDAVATFYKPGSHAAVEQQIEAFLAVQDLSMYDISLVVAGNNGDAHNDAVYDYLEGSLFNYCNVTRYKHLCGEYPTSSAFALWYAAQIVKTNTIPGSEPITPIKKILVYNHYQNTCHSLMLLSAC from the coding sequence ATGTATATCCGTTCAACAGCAAACATATCGCCCCAAAAAACATTCGGAAATGTTCCGTTCCTGGATGAAGTAGTTGCCTATGAAGGCAACCGCCTCAGCTGCCTAACGCCCGATTATAAAGAGCTCATCGATCCAAAGCTTATCCGCCGCATGAGCCGGGTTATTAAAATGGGCGTGGCATCTGCCATGGCCTGTTTGCAGGATGGAGGCGTAACCAATCCCGATGCCATTATTACAGGTACAGCCTATGGTTGCCTGGAAGATACCGGCGTATTTTTAAGTAAAATGGTTGAGCGCGGCGAAGAGTTGCTTACCCCAACATCATTTATCCAATCAACCCATAATACCATTGGCGCGCAGGTGGCTTTGCTGCTGCATTGCAACAATTACAATAACACGTTTGTAAATGGCGGCTCATCGTTTGAGTGCTCCCTGCTCGACGCGCAGATGCTATTGCAGGAAGGTGAAGCCCAAAACGTACTGGTAGGCGGTATTGACGAGATAACCGATATCAGCCACAGCATACTGAGCAGGTTTGGCCTGTATAAACGGAGCGCCATCTCCAATACCGACCTTTATAATGCCAATTCAAAAGGCACCGTTGCAGGTGAAGGCTCGGCATTTTTCCTGTTAACCAATGAAGCATCGGGAAACGACCTGGCTAAGCTGGATGCAGTAGCCACGTTTTATAAACCGGGCAGCCACGCAGCGGTTGAACAGCAAATTGAAGCTTTCCTGGCAGTACAGGACCTCAGCATGTATGATATCAGCCTGGTGGTAGCAGGTAATAACGGCGATGCCCACAATGATGCCGTTTACGATTACCTGGAGGGATCGTTATTTAATTACTGTAATGTTACCAGGTATAAACACCTGTGTGGCGAGTACCCCACATCATCGGCCTTCGCGTTATGGTATGCGGCGCAAATTGTTAAAACAAATACTATTCCGGGGTCGGAACCCATTACCCCGATTAAAAAAATATTGGTTTATAACCATTACCAAAACACCTGTCATTCGTTAATGTTGCTATCGGCGTGCTAA
- a CDS encoding beta-ketoacyl synthase N-terminal-like domain-containing protein, which yields MTEALHITSHCIISNNVVYSNGKPVFENQGGDVGAFLLSAYQFLEVKYPKFYKMDNLSKLGLLASQVLLKDNDISKKYKEQEVGIVLANSNSSLDADIKYYDQAKTIASPALFVYTLPNIVIGEISIKNKFKGENAFFVFETFDAAFIQQYVAYLLNNNILQACICGWVDVLQEDYKAVLCLVEKDADLTSAPFSAENLNNIYLSA from the coding sequence TTGACAGAAGCACTACATATTACATCGCACTGCATCATCAGCAATAATGTTGTTTACAGCAATGGCAAACCTGTTTTTGAAAATCAGGGGGGTGATGTCGGGGCATTCCTGCTTTCGGCCTACCAATTTCTGGAGGTTAAGTACCCCAAGTTTTATAAAATGGATAACCTGTCCAAATTGGGTTTGCTGGCATCGCAAGTATTGCTGAAGGATAACGATATCAGTAAAAAATATAAAGAGCAGGAAGTTGGTATCGTTTTAGCAAATTCCAACTCCAGCCTGGATGCCGACATTAAATATTACGATCAGGCCAAAACTATTGCCAGCCCCGCCTTGTTTGTGTATACTTTGCCCAATATTGTTATCGGCGAGATCAGCATTAAAAACAAGTTTAAGGGGGAGAATGCTTTTTTTGTCTTTGAAACTTTTGATGCCGCATTTATACAGCAGTACGTGGCATATTTATTAAATAATAATATATTGCAAGCCTGCATTTGCGGCTGGGTTGATGTGTTGCAGGAAGATTACAAAGCTGTTTTATGCCTGGTAGAAAAGGATGCAGACCTAACATCTGCGCCGTTTAGTGCAGAAAATTTAAATAATATTTACCTGTCGGCTTAA
- a CDS encoding serine hydrolase domain-containing protein, whose protein sequence is MPSPIKYLALIYFFLSNWAHAQTHALLDSMTHAIEKQEYTGVHSILISKGGKLIYEHYFNGYTADSLHDSRSSFKSITSLLMGIAIDKGFVKNADQKVYAFFPEYKSFANNDARKQLITIKNLLEMRSGFDCNEWDDDGKDCETDMVKTKDWVKFSLDLPMKNDPGTVWNYTSCNPMIISGIISNASHMSAMAFAKKHLFDPLGITSYRWTVDPAGHGATAGSFFLLPKDMIKIGLLVKNNGVWRGKRIVSAQWLRASTTATISIPDFSFVKLSRNKMATPQHAYYGYYWYNEKVKTPGYTEDVVFASGNGGQYIMIIKDLDLVVVFTQGNYNNWKAKRAFDLLVKYIIPGCK, encoded by the coding sequence ATGCCGTCTCCAATAAAATACTTGGCCCTTATTTACTTCTTTCTATCCAATTGGGCACATGCGCAAACGCATGCTTTGTTAGATTCGATGACCCACGCCATCGAAAAGCAGGAATACACCGGCGTCCACAGCATATTGATATCCAAAGGTGGCAAACTAATTTACGAGCATTATTTTAACGGTTATACTGCCGATTCGCTGCACGATTCCCGGTCGTCATTTAAATCTATAACCAGCCTGCTGATGGGCATTGCCATTGATAAAGGCTTTGTGAAAAATGCAGATCAAAAGGTTTATGCGTTTTTCCCTGAGTATAAATCATTTGCCAATAATGATGCACGGAAACAGCTTATCACCATCAAAAACCTTTTAGAAATGCGGTCGGGCTTTGATTGTAATGAATGGGATGATGACGGTAAGGATTGCGAAACCGACATGGTAAAAACTAAAGACTGGGTTAAGTTTTCGCTGGATTTGCCTATGAAAAACGATCCCGGTACAGTTTGGAACTATACGTCATGTAACCCAATGATCATTAGTGGTATTATCAGCAATGCCTCCCATATGTCTGCTATGGCCTTTGCTAAAAAACATTTGTTTGATCCGTTGGGGATTACCAGCTACCGCTGGACAGTTGATCCCGCCGGACATGGCGCCACTGCCGGATCCTTTTTCCTGCTGCCAAAGGATATGATTAAAATTGGGCTGCTGGTAAAAAACAATGGCGTTTGGCGGGGAAAACGGATAGTATCGGCACAATGGCTCAGGGCATCAACCACAGCCACTATTTCAATTCCCGATTTTTCGTTTGTTAAATTGAGCAGGAATAAAATGGCCACTCCGCAGCATGCTTATTACGGCTATTACTGGTACAACGAAAAGGTAAAAACTCCGGGTTATACGGAAGACGTTGTTTTTGCCTCGGGCAATGGCGGCCAGTACATTATGATTATTAAAGATTTAGATTTGGTAGTTGTATTTACCCAGGGCAATTACAATAACTGGAAGGCCAAACGGGCTTTTGATTTGTTGGTAAAGTATATAATTCCGGGGTGTAAGTGA
- a CDS encoding polysaccharide deacetylase family protein produces MLTFRNTNIAFLILLGVTIWADKTYGVSWLAYGAIIFIYSLIVAYGCYFVSSGFFMPMYCSAKTTDKVIAITFDDGPVSEGTPQVLQILKDASVEAAFFCIGERIAGNEAIIRQMDASGHIIGNHSYTHAALFDLFPSKKMLAEMQQLDNELDKVIGKKTKLFRPPYGVMNPNLKNAIIKGGYLPIGWSVRSYDTMSTDADVLLQKVTLQMKPGAIFLFHDRCPVTVAMLPNFLGEVRAKGYRVVRVDKMLGLPAYQ; encoded by the coding sequence GTGCTAACATTCAGAAACACCAATATCGCATTCCTAATCCTGCTGGGTGTTACCATCTGGGCCGACAAAACATATGGGGTAAGCTGGCTGGCATATGGGGCAATCATATTTATATACTCGCTTATTGTTGCTTATGGTTGCTATTTTGTAAGCTCCGGTTTTTTTATGCCGATGTACTGCTCGGCTAAAACAACCGATAAAGTAATAGCGATAACTTTTGACGATGGCCCAGTATCAGAAGGAACTCCGCAGGTTTTACAAATTTTGAAAGATGCCAGCGTCGAAGCCGCTTTTTTTTGCATTGGCGAACGTATTGCGGGCAATGAAGCCATCATAAGGCAAATGGATGCAAGTGGCCATATCATCGGCAACCATAGCTATACACACGCTGCCTTGTTCGATCTTTTCCCCTCAAAAAAAATGCTTGCCGAGATGCAGCAGCTGGACAACGAATTAGATAAAGTCATCGGTAAAAAAACAAAACTCTTCCGGCCGCCTTACGGGGTGATGAACCCCAACCTAAAAAACGCGATTATTAAAGGCGGCTATTTGCCCATAGGCTGGAGTGTTCGGTCGTACGATACTATGTCTACAGATGCTGATGTGCTTTTACAAAAAGTAACCCTCCAAATGAAACCTGGAGCAATCTTTTTATTTCACGACAGATGCCCGGTTACGGTGGCTATGCTGCCAAACTTTTTGGGGGAGGTAAGGGCGAAGGGATATCGGGTTGTTCGGGTTGATAAGATGCTTGGGCTCCCGGCCTACCAGTAA
- a CDS encoding beta-ketoacyl-[acyl-carrier-protein] synthase family protein, with the protein MSKTVFVAGVGVISGIGNNTAECLNALRNSRAGIDKIKYLQTVHQDTFPVAEVKLSNDELALLSGYGPDISRTAMLSLIAAREAKNDAGIQNFASLRTGFISANTVGGMDKTEGFFEQFMANPAKGKLRNVVNHECGKVTELVADELGIKNYISTISTACSSSANAIMYGARLIKNNILDVVIAGGTDALTRFTLNGFNTLMILDTQYCQPFDANRRGLNLGEGAGYITLVSERVATGLQKAPYCTLSGYCNANDAYHQTASSPDGTGSFMAMDGALKMSGLKPEDIGYINLHGTGTQNNDNSEGTAIKRLFEPHFPKMSSTKSFTGHTLGASAGIEAVFSALSAQQGFIYPNLRFETQIPDHPFAPETSFTQHADLNHVLSNSFGFGGNCSSLIFSKLPA; encoded by the coding sequence ATGAGCAAAACTGTTTTTGTAGCGGGTGTAGGTGTAATTTCGGGTATTGGCAACAATACCGCCGAATGCCTTAACGCGCTCCGGAACAGCCGCGCGGGCATCGATAAAATTAAATACCTCCAAACCGTACATCAAGATACCTTCCCGGTTGCCGAAGTTAAATTGAGCAATGATGAATTGGCCCTATTATCAGGCTATGGCCCCGATATAAGTCGCACGGCTATGCTAAGCCTCATCGCGGCAAGGGAAGCAAAAAATGATGCAGGCATCCAAAATTTCGCATCGCTACGTACGGGTTTTATATCGGCCAACACCGTGGGCGGCATGGATAAAACCGAAGGTTTTTTTGAACAATTTATGGCCAACCCGGCAAAAGGTAAATTGCGTAATGTGGTTAACCACGAGTGCGGCAAGGTAACCGAATTGGTAGCCGATGAATTGGGGATAAAAAATTATATAAGTACCATCAGTACAGCCTGCTCATCATCAGCCAATGCCATTATGTACGGCGCAAGGCTCATCAAAAACAACATACTTGATGTGGTTATAGCCGGTGGCACCGATGCGCTTACCCGCTTTACGCTAAACGGCTTTAATACGCTCATGATATTGGATACCCAATATTGCCAGCCTTTTGACGCCAACCGCCGTGGCTTAAACCTTGGCGAGGGTGCCGGGTACATTACTTTGGTATCTGAACGGGTTGCGACAGGGCTTCAAAAAGCCCCTTACTGCACGCTGAGCGGCTATTGCAACGCCAACGATGCTTACCATCAAACGGCTTCATCGCCTGATGGCACAGGCTCTTTTATGGCGATGGACGGTGCTTTAAAAATGAGCGGGTTAAAGCCGGAGGATATCGGCTACATCAACCTGCATGGTACAGGTACCCAAAACAACGACAACTCCGAAGGGACGGCGATTAAACGATTGTTCGAACCTCACTTCCCTAAAATGAGTTCGACTAAATCATTCACCGGGCATACACTGGGCGCAAGCGCGGGTATCGAGGCTGTGTTTTCGGCGCTCTCGGCGCAACAGGGATTTATTTACCCCAACCTGCGATTTGAGACACAGATTCCTGATCATCCTTTTGCGCCCGAAACAAGTTTTACACAACACGCAGATTTAAACCACGTGCTTTCCAACTCCTTTGGTTTTGGGGGTAACTGTTCGTCATTAATATTTTCAAAACTACCGGCCTGA